A genomic window from Equus caballus isolate H_3958 breed thoroughbred chromosome 5, TB-T2T, whole genome shotgun sequence includes:
- the CDC42SE1 gene encoding CDC42 small effector protein 1 yields MSEFWHKLGCCVVEKPQPKKKRRRIDRTMIGEPMNFVHLTHIGSGEMGAGDGLAMTGAVQEQMRSKGNRDRPWSNSRGL; encoded by the exons ATGAGTGAATTTTGGCACAAACTGGGCTGCTGCGTGGTAGAGAAACCCCAGCCG aagaagaagaggaggcgAATTGACCGGACCATGATTGGGGAACCAATGAATTTTGTCCACCTGACTCATATTGGCTCTGGGGAGATGGGGGCTGGAGATGGACTTGCCATG ACAGGTGCAGTTCAGGAGCAGATGAGATCCAAGGGAAACCGAGACAGGCCATGGAGCAATTCTAGGGGCTTGTAG